In Apium graveolens cultivar Ventura chromosome 10, ASM990537v1, whole genome shotgun sequence, the following are encoded in one genomic region:
- the LOC141693744 gene encoding F-box/kelch-repeat protein At3g23880-like, with protein MAVKRCRNLSFLPSELIESEILPRLPVKSVLRFKSVCKSWNFLISSNPDFIKSHLHLNPNNDSLVLKTGDKKKYFHCNDSLLQCYTDIIGSVNGLVCFYNWHFEYEGFEIAIWNPATKQCLTNIPNLPDRYEDRELERDDCFGFGFDSVANDFKVIYVVTIEDQPLVGQIYSCNQYRCWRKITPSKFLFRGSGPILLPPVIFRGSPYWLYTQPNGKNSSLIVIWFDIHNEIFQMLPEVGSVDKKQGKTSNVINFKDSIAVLVYDYVLFLSASVDVYVLNDRHCGWTKFSIGPIIVKEATSIWRGQRLFQCFKNDDVLFVSSSNELCSANLQSHAIKSMGKEGKSCSIVSCCAFSESLIFIQGMKHFDEKEDEVGIFFLKKA; from the coding sequence ATGGCTGTCAAGAGATGTCGCAATCTTTCTTTCCTTCCGTCAGAACTTATTGAGTCGGAGATACTGCCTAGACTTCCTGTAAAATCAGTTTTAAGATTTAAATCAGTTTGTAAATCCTGGAATTTTCTTATCTCGAGCAACCCTGATTTCATCAAGTCTCATCTTCATCTTAACCCTAACAACGACTCTCTCGTTCTTAAGACTGGTGACAAGAAGAAGTATTTCCATTGTAATGATTCTCTACTCCAGTGCTACACGGATATTATTGGTTCCGTTAATGGTTTGGTCTGTTTTTATAATTGGCACTTTGAATATGAAGGATTTGAAATTGCAATATGGAATCCTGCCACTAAACAGTGCTTGACCAACATCCCAAATCTCCCTGATAGATACGAGGACAGAGAGTTAGAGCGTGATGACTGTTTTGGATTTGGTTTCGATTCGGTTGCCaatgattttaaagtcatatACGTCGTTACCATCGAAGACCAGCCATTAGTAGGTCAAATTTATTCATGCAACCAATATCGTTGTTGGAGAAAGATCACCCCCTCCAAATTCCTTTTCCGTGGTTCTGGGCCTATCTTATTACCGCCTGTTATTTTCCGTGGTTCCCCTTATTGGTTATATACCCAACCTAATGGTAAGAATTCAAGTCTGATTGTAATCTGGTTTGATATTCATAACGAGATTTTTCAGATGTTGCCTGAAGTTGGTTCAGTGGACAAAAAACAAGGAAAAACGAGTAATGTGATCAATTTCAAGGATTCTATTGCTGTCCTGGTCTATGATTATGTATTGTTCTTGTCAGCATCAGTTGATGTATATGTTCTGAATGATAGACACTGTGGTTGGACCAAGTTTTCCATTGGACCAATAATTGTTAAAGAAGCAACTTCCATCTGGCGGGGACAAAGACTGTTTCAGTGTTTTAAGAATGATGATGTTTTATTTGTGAGTTCTAGTAACGAGCTATGCTCTGCCAATCTCCAAAGTCATGCAATCAAGAGTATGGGAAAGGAGGGAAAATCATGTAGTATTGTCTCTTGCTGCGCTTTCTCGGAGAGCCTAATATTCATACAAGGAATGAAGCACTTCGATgaaaaagaagatgaagttgGTATCTTTTTCCTCAAGAAAGCATAA